The Helianthus annuus cultivar XRQ/B chromosome 15, HanXRQr2.0-SUNRISE, whole genome shotgun sequence genomic sequence ATTGTTTTTCTTCGCCTCCTCGGGCTTCTTAGCATTCTTGGGGCaattggtcttgatgtgccccttttcattgcaaccatagcaggttgcatctttGATATTCCGACAATCTACAGACTTATGCCCtttctttttacaaatcccaCATGGTTTGGCTTGTGGGTCTTggttgcactttccaaagtgcctTTTGTTGCAGGTTTTGCACCTGGGTTTGTCACTTGATTGCCCCTTCTTGGAACCAAAGTTCCCTTTACTCTTCTTGTTTGACCGAGGAGACTTATCTTCCTCCCTCTTCCTTTTCCCATCATCGGTAGCTTTCTTTGCCCTGCTCCTCACAACATcaagagtgagggacaaagatagatCCACAACAGATCTATAAGTGGCTGGCTTAGAAGCTTTAACATTCCCTTTCACTTCAGGGGCCAAACCACcaatgaaacgcgcaatgcgtttgggTTCAGGGGTCACTAAATATGGTATAAGCCTTGACATTGAGTTGAAActagtcacataggatctacaaTCCAGATCCTTCATTACCAAAGCGAGGAAGTCAGTCTCTATCCTCTcgacttcatgttgaggacaatAAGTATCCTTCACCAAATCAACAAACTTGTTCCATGAAAGGTTATACAAAGGAACCTTTCCAGTGGCTTGCACTAATGCTTTCCACCAAGTGAGGGCATCGCCCTTGAaagattgagacacaaacttcactaTATCTTCCTTAGCACATCCACTGATGTCTATCATAgtctccatttcatctaaccacttCATACAGTCTATCGCTCCCTTTTCTCCTGTAAAATCCCTCGGTTTACAGGAGACAAAGTATTTATAGGTACAACCCTTGGTGTACCTGGAAGTCGGCTCGAGGACAATCTGCCTCTGTGGTTCACTTCTCTGATTAGATGAGTGTTGAGACTCACTTTTCTTCTTAGTATGCGAATGAGAATGGGACTTCGAATGAGTTTTGGACCGAACATTACTTGGCTCCTTGAATATCTTATCCACCGCTTGAGCAACCGCGATGTCAATCATTGCTTGCAATTCAGCATTTGTAAGATTTACTCTTGCTTCATTATTATTTTCTTCTCGCGGATGGCTATTTGCCTCGTCAGATCCAGCCATTTTTCGAGTACTAAATCAAACAATAATTTAGCATTTAGATTATATAATAAATCATTGCATTGATGATTGTATGGTCATAGTATTATTAAACCATATGGACCACTTTAAATAATATTGATTTAATTATGATTTTCATAGGCTATAACAGAACCATAATAAGAAATTTATAGGATATAATCCTTTATTTCTATTAAACAGTGGATATAAACCACAACTGTTAATGTCATGAAAGACATTTCTATTTAGCACAAGGCTCGTCTCGAAGGACATTtagatggcacaaaaggccttgtcacaaggacGATTAAAACATAACCAATAATCTCTTGGATCATTGACCTTTTAAGGGTCGAACATAGTTCATCGCCTTTCTAACAagaagtttataaataaaactaTCATTGTCATTATTACACCTTTGCTTATAAGCATACATCTCTATTGGATGCTTTGGTGTATACATCATATTGATGTTTATCAGCCATAATTCACATTGATCATATAGGCTATTTATAAGTGACTTGGAAAGATCCAAGTACATTTAAAAGCTTGTGTGGTTTTGCGTACCACACaaccaggaatgttaacatgttttcagatgctAACAGGGATTTATtgtcttaaaaaggttgtaccatcatagcctTTTAATATTatggctaggttatacctctaagaaCTTCTTTAGCAAATCAATTTAAATTGAAATGATATAATATGATGATGTAATAAGGTACACATTAAAAATCAAGAATAAACTTCATTAAATCATAAAACTAGTACAAggatgccctaaacgggacttgaaACAACacaatgcccacgcaggggctacaGAAATAGgaaataagtccacgcagggacttggtactgaaaataaaaataatgtcttcgcagggacttgattaaaagACAATACAAGATAAAATAAACAACTTCCTACTTCTTCTTGCCTTTAATAAGGCTCGCAAGGCCCTTGAGAAAGCTATTATGCTTCttttttgtttcatttgcttcaTGCTCAACCCTATCCAACCTCTGTAAAATCTCCTGAGTTTGCTCCTGTtggggaggaggaggaggttgctGGTAAGGTGGGTATTGGTACCCCTGCACCGGATATCCAGTTGGGTAAACTGGAGGGCAAGAAGAAGGATAAAGTGCATTGTATTGTGCAGGTGTAAGGTATGGATCATCGGTTCCATAATCCGATGGGTATCCAGATGGGTTTTCAAAAGGGTTGTACCCAGAAGAACCTGGGTATGTCGGGATCGGGTTGTCGAAACCCACTGGTGGCGATGGTGCATAAGGAACCGGCGGAGGATCATTCTCCGGCACCACGTGCGAGGGTCCACCCATTTGGGGGTCCTCGGGAATAGGAGGGTAAGAACTTGAACCGTGAGGAGAACTGAATCGAGGTCCTCCTCACACGGATATTCGTTCATTCCTCCTTCGCCTTGGCGGTTCGGGAGGTGGCTGAGGTGGTTGTTGAGGCGGCTCCTCAACAGGAAGAGGTGGAGGAGAGACTGCTTGAAGCTGAGTCTCAACCAAAGGAGGTTGAGCAGGAGAGTTATGATATAAAGGGGTAAAGGCCCAATCATACGTGGCCCGCCTTTCTTGAAATGAATTGGGTCCTTGGTACGACGATCCTTGATATGGAAAACCGCTCGAGATGCTGATAGGGTGGCCCGGTGTTCCGGTTTGCATTTCTAGGTCCGGGTCGTCATCCATTTCCATCTCCTGGGAGAAGTGATCCTCGGGTCCTAGAGGATTGAAACCCAGAAAGTCATTGACATAGTCATTAGGATTAAACTAGGCAGGAGAGTAGGTAGAATCCGAATAATGAAATGAATGAGAATGCAAGGAATGATAGGATTGGTGAGATTCAGGTGAATGACGTGAATTATGGGAGTGATGAGAATGCTGGGGCTCGTCTAGAATAGGCGGCCCGAAAGATGGATGGAAAGAAGTTGATGAGCTCAAAGAGACAGAGTGTCTCGCTGGTTCGAAAGAATGACCCCACTGGTCATGGGAGTTTGAGCTAGAAAATGACGCAGACGGGGTGCGTCGATGGGAAGGTCCTGCGTGTCCTGATGGTCCACCTTGCACTGGACCTTTTCCTTTGCCTCTTACTCTGGGCGGCATTGTTGATGATTAATCCTGTCAAAACAAGTTAAATATAATAAAGTAAAATATAAACAGCAAAGGAAAGTTAAGAATAAATCCTAGGTCATTggcctagactcggaagtctaaggaatgtgcttattgtgtcattgagattaaacacaaaagattAGTGTTTAACTCACTCAAtgtaggctctgataccaacctgtcacacctcgatattttccacatattaccggtgggcccggcgggaagtatcgtgacgtagttgatatcatcattgtcaatacacacaatataatagcacagcagaaggcttggtgaataaactattacaaaccataatgtctgagtgttcgagtgaaagaatatacagactggaatgtaataagatccacaggcggatcataaaaagtacaaagaaacaaaataacagacttcaggtatcttagggatttgcaagatcctcttatacgacacctaatagctccagcctatttacgagaggtacctgtcaagcagtctttagaaaatacgtcagtttacactggtaaatacaattaactgactcttttgaaaacatttatgaaaattgatttaagtgcacagagcacaaatcatttataacttgggacaattatttaaaaataatcttgtatacagatttacatgtttgtcttaCAATTTGGGGCCGGTTGGAAGCCGGACATgataaccgactcaccacttatagaacccacaaaggagttattcccaacatgtgggtttacattttagcatttgcatctgtcaggtgtatgcctacacaccgtgcataggtcgtggccattttcaaatgaaatgagccgacgatatccaggacatggtcgaattaacccccaatgtttatgttatcaaacaagacatATTAAAACGTGTTATGTAactttattaatcacaatccgattaaattatttcatacccgaccaagtggtattattataataccatatcccaagcccgtataagggaaaataagttaaaagtatttacctgagcttaaaagTGAAGGTAACTCAACCGTAAATCCTAAAGCTTTATGATGGTACCTTCTACTGAATGCTACTTAATCcgtatagaaggtttaataacctattcGGATGATAACGGGTCTTTagttaagtcaaagacttagaccggctacctagaaagaaaccttacggttctaaacgctagattaagcggagaccggaatagaatgtggtttagacccgacaagcttgaatacttgtataatatgggtaaactaatcacattctagaatttgaggatttaatgataaggttaaacccgtttcggctattttacgtaaactagtcacataaaccgatccAAACGCGTaaacgcgtaacgggtaaccaaatgaattatatacaggtcttaattgttattatgcttaatatatgttaatacatcagtaggatgttaacatatatgcccaaaaagtaatttaaaccaagttaagtcccataagggcattttgatAATTTTAATGcctataaaagagattttataacaaactgaagttctggtcttttgaaatcagtaaaaatatttaatttatctcattacatcagtaagatatcatacatatgtgaaatttactacttatgaccaaactatgtcccgaaagggcattttggtcatttcacataggcttttaaGGGCATTTTTGGAAACATGAGTTtataacttatacctactgtaataatatttaaatttgtttaaaaattcagtaggtaataagtcttagatgttaaatatggttttaaaccatacgatgcacctaattagtgtaaaactcgctaattgacgataatcaagatgtttatgtaaatctgaagttttgatcagttttaaatgctcaaaataatttatttaatatatgaaatcagtaggaaaaagtttGGCATTTAAATCATTcgttaatctcattttatgcctaaaagggtattatcgtcattaaccgaattacacaagaactctatgCTTTAAATAGATAAAAATCTGACCAAAAAACttaaaattccttaaaaataatatcttaactgtaggtaatgagttttggtttaaaatccaagtttaaaggtGCATTATGCAGGATACcgcaaattaattaataaaaagcttctaattacgatattgcgcataactcctatttgggaccaagaactgatgtcaaattttcgggacaagcttatatatcagtagcaaaggtttttgtttactcatatttctaaaaatctcatttgTATGACAAAAGAGCATTTATGGCATTTATAAGCATATTAACGATCAAGAGCATATAATTCAATCCACTAagaaccatgcaatataactccagagggttatactactgagtaatgtggtcctaatggaagcttaaaacatgggagaattaAGCTTAAACGGTTCAGAACTAAacgtcaaagcaaaagtcaagatTTTGCAACTTTCGGTTATAAAATGACCTTAGACTGATAATTGCCGGGTTatgactgataaaacatgttctaatattaattactaagtctttagaatgttaaaatataattttgaacctttgttttattaatttaaatcatttttaaactttctgtccagtttgactttttgtcaaacttgtttgacccgacaattaactagtcaaacgaaataattaggaggtgcccttttaagggttaatcacctaccttaatatggtTCGATAACCACTTTTGTTTCAGtcagtggctggaccatttgcatttaaaccgaaagtcaatgcttaattacgataagtttgacttttcggttttcAAACTAATTAAAAGGACTAGGCAGGTAATAAGACTCTTACTAatggtccttgctatcttttctacacttgtaaTTCTTCTCCTAATCCTTGCAAGCTCCAGAAATGAGTCTTTGAAAGTTTGTTTGCAAATGTGAGCATAAGAGTTATGAACTAGCTCTTTTTATATAGTGATTTCCAAGTTCCTAAATCACTTGCAGCTGTTATGGGACatcctaggatcaccccaggtgtcctagtggaTTAATAAAACTGTTTAACAGCCCCTAGGATCGATACAAATGAGAATAAGTCGGTTTGGAGCTGATAACCTGCACTTAGCAGGTGTTTTCTGCACTGGGCacttctacgcggcccgcataGACATGTTAAGGGGCTTACGCGGCCTGCCTGAACCTGCTGTTCAGGTTAAAATACTTTCAAACATGGCAGATTTAGTCCCTGGCCATTACAATCCTTATTTAACCTCATTTTTGACAAGtaaggcccttgtagttagtttcTTAAGGCTCAAGAATGTATAAacaaacttcgttaggctcggTCTCGTTAAATATCATTATAaatgcaagtttcatcaagttgacacttttcacccaaagtcttgaaaactcgcttaacgatctcgaaactatgtgaaacttttatcacttattcttgagaatatatttgaatatttcgaagccttGGGTTCGTTAAAAAgtcactcagaggtcagaattagcatgttgacacgtttaa encodes the following:
- the LOC110881275 gene encoding extensin-2-like; translated protein: MGGPSHVVPENDPPPVPYAPSPPVGFDNPIPTYPGSSGYNPFENPSGYPSDYGTDDPYLTPAQYNALYPSSCPPVYPTGYPVQGYQYPPYQQPPPPPQQEQTQEILQRLDRVEHEANETKKKHNSFLKGLASLIKGKKK